The Oryctolagus cuniculus chromosome 12, mOryCun1.1, whole genome shotgun sequence genomic interval ccccttCAAAGGCTTTCGTTCGCAGGGTGGGCTTCGAGGAgctcacctgcccctcccccgccccgggtgGGTCTAGCGGGCACCCCGCGCGCCGCAGTCCTGGCCCGGCGGCTCGGGGGGCAGGGGACACCGCGCACCCGCGCTCGCAAAGTTCGCCGCGCTGCACCCCGAAGCGGCGCCCGACCTCCGGAGCCCGCCCCCGGGGCGGCGCCCAGGACCCCGACTGGCGCCCATCTCCCCAGAGCCCactcccggccccggcccgcgccTACCTTGAGCCAGCGCCCGCAGCAAGTgcagctggagcagcagcagcgcccACCGCCCGCGGCCCGGGCTGAACTTTGCCGCCTGCCGTCCGCCGCGCTGCCCTGCGCACTCCGCGTCCTCGCCGGCAATGCCTGGCGCCGCGCGGGGTCCCGGGCGCTCGCGGTCGAGGCAGGGGCCCGGCAAGGACCCAGCGCACTCAGGGAGCGGCGGGCCGCCGGCGGTCACCGAGGGCCGGGCACCGCGGACCATACCGAGGAGCTCCCACCCGGAGCGCCACGCCGCACCGGACGGCTGGGACGGCCCCGGGTGGACGCGGTACCCGGCGCTGAGGGGCGGCGTCCCGGATGCCCGCGTGAGGTGCGCGGCAGGGGTCGAGCGAGGCGGAGGAGAAGTCGTCAGCGGGGGCAGTTCTCGTCGCGACGCCCGGAGCCCTTCCGGGCAACCGCCGCGCTGTCACCCGGCGCTGAGGAGAAAGTGCGCCCGCCCGCGCGCCGGCTCTCGCCCTCCGCCGCGGCCGCCGATCCCCATTCACAGCCCGGCCGCACGCGCCGCCCGCCGCTGATTGGCCGAGGGAGGCGGCTCCGCTCCCGGGGCCCGCCCCCACGGCCCTCGCTCGTTTTCAAACTCGACGCGCCCGCCCGCCTGCAATTTCGCGCCGGCAGCGGCGCTGGACTCGGGCAACTTCCCGCGCCGGCAGCGCCGCTCCAAGTGCCCTGGGAGCCGCCCTGCTCCCCGCCCGGGGCTCTGCGCTTGGGGCGCAGTGGAAGGGGGCGTGGGGGTTCCGCGCCAAGTTGCCATAATTGCGAACGAGAAACGGGCGCCATCGGTTTCCTAAACGCTAGGGACAAAAGGCACCGTTTGGttcaaagccgccgcctgctcaGAGGAGTGGACATGGCTTCGTAGAGGCGTCAAAGGTCATGTTTGTCCTGGGGGCCGGCAGCACAGGCCGCCTCCGCCGCTCCCGGGTCTGGAGTAAGGGTCTGTCAAGGGAGGGGTTTCTCCCGGCCGCCCGGGGAGTATGTGGTAAGCATTAGCTGAGTTTATGGGATGAAGTAAGCGCTCCGGAGCGTAGAGGCCCGCGCGTGGCGGGAGGAGGGCTGGAAGGTGACAcccagcctgctgctgctgggagtcagccaggaggagcccaggggcACGTGATGGTGATCGGGTGAGATCACCCAGTGGGGAAGGGCCAGGGGCCCGGGTGTGCGCCCCGAGAGACAGCCGCGTCTGCTGGGGTCCGCATCTGGACCCCAGGCGGGAGAGTGGGGAGCAGCAGGCCAAGGAGTCGGAGCCTGCAGAGCACCTGTGGATGCTGGCCAGCATGGGGCAACCGAGACCCGGGGCAGCTGCCATGTGGAGGAGGCAGACGCtagaagggacacacacacacaccaaaaaaggcaggcagagatggATGCTCTGTTCTCTGACAACATCGTGGAGCTTCGAAACGGGCTGTCTTCCCGGCTTGCTGTCCTCAGATGAGACAGGGGCACGGGTGGGCTGTCGTTTGTTTGTCGGTATTGCAGGCAGCCCTGAGCTGCTGCAAACTTGCTAGGTTGGCTGAGAGCCTAGGGAGGCTCTCAGTGGGctctctgggccagccctgggcagtggCGCCTTCTCACTGCCTGTATGTGAGAAGTGCTGGCAGGAGAAACCTCAGCCTTAACCAAGTGACATGAC includes:
- the LOC138844713 gene encoding protein sidekick-1-like, which encodes MVRGARPSVTAGGPPLPECAGSLPGPCLDRERPGPRAAPGIAGEDAECAGQRGGRQAAKFSPGRGRWALLLLQLHLLRALAQGAVFCFGRFPKTTPQDCVHVPETQKRPSCGEFGVVAFLSLDCTQGGESRSLEKPQESLFALFKPAPRF